One window of Mediterraneibacter butyricigenes genomic DNA carries:
- a CDS encoding flavodoxin, translating to MKTLVAYFSASGITASVAKEVASAANADLYEIKPTVRYTSADLNWMDKKSRSSVEMSNPASRPEIVKDLPDLSQYDTVIIGFPIWWYVAPTIINTFLESGDFSGKKIALFATSGGSGFGKTVQNLKPSVDASAQFVSEKLLNGATPADIKAWVDTLA from the coding sequence ATGAAAACATTAGTTGCATATTTCAGTGCCAGCGGGATCACCGCATCTGTTGCAAAGGAGGTTGCATCTGCTGCAAACGCAGATCTTTATGAAATCAAACCAACCGTTCGCTATACCAGCGCAGACCTGAACTGGATGGATAAAAAATCCAGAAGTTCTGTGGAAATGAGCAATCCGGCTTCCCGTCCGGAAATTGTAAAGGATCTTCCAGATCTTTCACAGTATGACACCGTTATCATCGGTTTCCCAATCTGGTGGTATGTCGCTCCAACCATCATCAATACCTTCCTGGAGAGCGGAGATTTTTCCGGAAAGAAAATTGCTCTCTTCGCCACATCCGGTGGAAGCGGATTCGGCAAAACAGTTCAGAATCTAAAACCATCCGTAGACGCTTCTGCTCAGTTTGTATCTGAAAAGCTTTTAAATGGAGCAACACCGGCAGATATCAAGGCTTGGGTGGATACTTTGGCATAA
- a CDS encoding flavodoxin, translated as MKKLFLGLLSLSLLLGLTAFGSGSSTTSSIPNANSSPSKAESTKASDSAKDPKETYDLTGKTLYLFCTSGSSGIEQSLSDLHALYPDLNLADGQRFAADASDEEISSWIETHQ; from the coding sequence ATGAAAAAACTATTTCTCGGACTTCTCAGTCTGTCACTGCTCCTCGGTTTGACCGCCTTCGGTTCTGGCTCTTCGACCACATCATCCATCCCGAATGCTAATAGCTCCCCTTCCAAAGCGGAATCCACCAAAGCTTCGGATTCTGCCAAAGATCCGAAAGAAACCTATGATCTGACCGGAAAAACGCTATATCTGTTCTGTACCTCCGGAAGTAGCGGTATCGAGCAGAGCCTGAGTGATCTTCACGCCCTCTACCCGGATCTGAACCTTGCCGATGGACAACGATTTGCGGCAGATGCTTCCGATGAGGAAATTTCTTCCTGGATTGAAACTCACCAATAA
- a CDS encoding TetR family transcriptional regulator → MPTGSEERTNARKEEIINACEQLYQTQSFREITIKEIGQITSCSRTSIYNYFETKEEIFLALLKREYDTWVDELNQITESHDALNNEEIADAIAHSLDQRHQLLKILSMNHYDLEDNSRLKLLTDFKVSYGNALHAVMAMLGKFRPDMDLSKQQEFVYAFFPFMFGIYPYTVVTEKQKKAMQAAGVDYIYPSLYALTKAAVLRLLS, encoded by the coding sequence ATGCCTACAGGATCCGAAGAGCGAACCAATGCACGAAAAGAAGAAATCATCAACGCCTGTGAACAGTTGTATCAAACCCAGAGTTTCCGAGAAATCACCATCAAGGAAATCGGACAGATCACTTCCTGTTCCCGGACTTCAATCTACAACTATTTTGAAACCAAAGAAGAAATTTTCCTTGCTCTGTTGAAAAGGGAATATGACACCTGGGTCGACGAACTGAATCAGATTACAGAAAGCCACGATGCCCTGAACAATGAGGAAATTGCTGATGCCATTGCCCATTCTCTGGATCAACGTCACCAGCTTTTAAAAATCTTATCCATGAACCATTATGATCTGGAAGACAACAGCCGTCTGAAACTTCTGACGGACTTCAAAGTTTCTTACGGAAATGCGCTTCATGCGGTCATGGCGATGCTTGGAAAATTTCGCCCGGATATGGACCTTTCCAAACAACAGGAGTTTGTCTATGCCTTTTTCCCGTTCATGTTTGGAATCTATCCCTACACGGTCGTAACAGAAAAGCAAAAGAAAGCCATGCAGGCTGCGGGTGTGGATTATATCTACCCCTCCCTCTACGCTCTGACGAAAGCCGCAGTCCTGCGGCTATTGTCCTGA